Below is a genomic region from Gloeocapsa sp. DLM2.Bin57.
ACAGGAGAAAAAACCATGAAATCCGATCTACAATTCAAATTACTCTCTCGTCTAAACAACAAAAAACAAGAAAGCGGTTTTACTTTAATTGAACTACTCGTAGTTGTGATTATTATCGGTGTTCTTGCTGCTGTTGCACTACCTAACCTCCTCAGACAAGTAGGTAAAGCTAGAGAAACTGAAATCAAAAACGCGGTAGGTACACTCAACAGAAGTCAACAAGCTTATCACTTTGAAAGACAGGAATTCGCACCAACTTTAGAACTTTTAGGTATCACTATTCCTAACGAATATATCAGCAACGTAGAGAATGATGCGTTGATTGTAGCTAACGATGCTGACAGTGCCGATGCCATACCTGCAAATGATAACTATGATAACGAC
It encodes:
- a CDS encoding prepilin-type N-terminal cleavage/methylation domain-containing protein — protein: MKSDLQFKLLSRLNNKKQESGFTLIELLVVVIIIGVLAAVALPNLLRQVGKARETEIKNAVGTLNRSQQAYHFERQEFAPTLELLGITIPNEYISNVENDALIVANDADSADAIPANDNYDNDGTRAYVGRIEHAAGEYSQLMCQSDAPAASLPALGNTDDCPDGSTQVR